CACCGATGGAAATCGCCGCCGTGGTCGGCCTCGGCATCCTCATCTTCGGAGCCGAGCGCCTGCCCAAGCTCGCCCGCAGCGCCGGCCAAGCCAAGAAAGAGTTCATGGTCGGTCAGGCCGAGGCGGACGTCGCCGCCGAGCGGGCTCGTGAGGAAGCCCGTGCACGCGCGCAGGCCGAGGTCCGCGAGGCCGAGGCGTCGGCCGGGCCGAGCGGGGTCGGCCAGGGCGCGATCGTTCCCGACCCGATCACCGGCGCCCCCGGCCCCAGCGCCGTCGCACCGCCGCAGCACTAGTCGCCCGTGCTCGCCGAGCGTACCCCGGCCGCCAACGGCGAGGCGGGCCGCCGCGAGGTCATCTGGGATCAGAAGGAGATGCCGTTCACGGAGCACCTGCGGGAGCTCCGCAACCGGCTCTTCGTCTGCATCGTCACGATCGCCGCGCTGGCGGTCCTGCTGCTCTATCCCGCGCAGCAGGCGATCCCATATCTGACCAACCTCTACTTCCACGGCATCCGGCTGCACGCGTTCGGTCCGGCCGACGCGGTCTGGGCGATCTTCAAGTTCGCGCTCTACGGCGCGGTCGTGCTGGGTCTGCCGATCATCCTCTATCAGATCTGGATGTTCGTGGTGCCGGCGATCCACCCGCGCACGCGCCGCGCCGTCTACTCGTACGTGGTGCCTTCGTTCCTGTTGGCGCTGGTCGGCATCGCGTTCGCGCACCTGGTGGTGATCCCGCGCGTCGTCACCGGCTTGGAGTTCATCACCCGGAGCGTCGCCGAGCAGACCTACGGCATCGAGTCGACGATCAACCTGATCCTGCTGCTGTTCTTGGCCTTCGCGATCGTCTTCCAGACGCCGGTCGTCATGCTGCTCTTGGCGCGCATCGGCTTGGTCAACAGCGGCTTGCTCCGCCGCTACCGGAAGTACATCGGCTTCGGCATGCTGGTCGGCGCCGCCGTCTTGGCGCCCGACGGCAGCCCGGTCACCATGTTCCTGATCGCGGTCCCGACCTACGTGCTGTTCGAGTCGTCGATCTGGAT
The window above is part of the Candidatus Sulfotelmatobacter sp. genome. Proteins encoded here:
- the tatC gene encoding twin-arginine translocase subunit TatC is translated as MLAERTPAANGEAGRREVIWDQKEMPFTEHLRELRNRLFVCIVTIAALAVLLLYPAQQAIPYLTNLYFHGIRLHAFGPADAVWAIFKFALYGAVVLGLPIILYQIWMFVVPAIHPRTRRAVYSYVVPSFLLALVGIAFAHLVVIPRVVTGLEFITRSVAEQTYGIESTINLILLLFLAFAIVFQTPVVMLLLARIGLVNSGLLRRYRKYIGFGMLVGAAVLAPDGSPVTMFLIAVPTYVLFESSIWIIRAMEGKWKAELPG
- a CDS encoding twin-arginine translocase TatA/TatE family subunit codes for the protein MEIAAVVGLGILIFGAERLPKLARSAGQAKKEFMVGQAEADVAAERAREEARARAQAEVREAEASAGPSGVGQGAIVPDPITGAPGPSAVAPPQH